The Epilithonimonas zeae genome contains a region encoding:
- a CDS encoding substrate-binding domain-containing protein, giving the protein MSKKKKFNAFGFAKICLGFFILFMTLSACKDAAERSDKIDIGFSQGLGNHPWRQSMNHAMEIQASLHSEVQLSISKAEGSVKKQIQDIKKMIDRRVDVIIISPIEPNSLIPIVERAFENKIPVILVDRKINSTKYTTYIGADNIEIGKEAAQYILSDSKILKKIIEIKGDDNSSPTVERSFGFEHIIKNDPNTELIKTFKGLPAEAFRKTLNSLGNQSLYVFAFNDELASQAWKVARNEGVENQIKFIGVDGLNTKDGGIQMVLDGKLNATLLYPTGGAEAIETAINIYNGQTPPKRIKLSTTIIDRLNAEIMRNQFDKIIEQQGVIENQVSAVKKQTELYSSQKELFRWSVVLLILMFCLVAYAIYLIYAIKIKNKQLTLTNERITIQRNQIEMIADELKQSNEARVNFFTGLSHEFKTPITLILSSLESLKDTFKSKGTKPSYEIELINKNSNRLLRLVDNLLDFRKVENKTFNLRVSKTNIYDFTYGIFRDFENEAKKRNIRFDIHSANKNLELYIDRNLMDKVYFNLLSNAFKFTPDNGKIEITIQEKGNQAVISFKDNGIGIPEKEIGNVFEAYFKGSNNRKNSSGIGLHLTRQFVELHLGKIEVNSFQGTEFIISLYKGNKHFNEDQMVKEPSVIDADTLAKDAVFTEIENEIYSSNPDNRSERYSLLLVEDNSDLSFFLSNKLKSEFDVMVSDGTDAIDKALGEIPDIIVCDVNLPDKNGFEICEILKNDLRTSHIPVILLTALDNKESYLQGLKSGVDLYLTKPFSYPILIQSLRGLLYNREKLRYYYTNNIGRIVDSKSFGSIEQTFVNKLNHIIQSNIDNAEFSVENLADLLNISRIQLYRKIKAMFDVNVSDYISNIRLEQAKSMLQNPELTISEIAYKTGFSSPNYFSTVFKNKFGVSPNVFRKSAGEE; this is encoded by the coding sequence ATGTCCAAGAAAAAAAAATTCAACGCGTTTGGTTTTGCCAAAATTTGTCTGGGATTCTTTATTTTGTTTATGACTTTATCGGCTTGTAAAGATGCGGCCGAAAGATCAGACAAAATCGATATAGGCTTTTCCCAAGGTTTAGGAAATCATCCGTGGCGACAGTCGATGAATCATGCAATGGAGATTCAGGCATCTTTGCATTCGGAGGTACAATTGAGCATCAGCAAAGCAGAAGGTTCTGTTAAGAAACAGATTCAGGACATTAAAAAAATGATCGACAGAAGAGTAGACGTAATCATAATTTCTCCCATTGAGCCTAATTCGTTGATTCCTATTGTAGAACGAGCATTTGAAAACAAAATTCCTGTGATTTTGGTTGACAGGAAAATCAATTCCACAAAATATACAACATACATCGGTGCAGATAATATTGAAATTGGAAAAGAAGCAGCACAATACATTCTTTCTGATTCCAAAATTCTGAAAAAAATCATCGAAATAAAAGGCGATGATAATTCTTCTCCAACAGTTGAAAGGAGTTTTGGTTTTGAGCATATCATTAAAAATGACCCAAATACCGAGTTGATCAAAACATTCAAAGGACTTCCAGCGGAGGCTTTCAGGAAAACGCTGAATTCTTTGGGAAATCAAAGTCTGTATGTTTTTGCTTTTAATGATGAGCTTGCTTCACAGGCCTGGAAGGTTGCAAGGAATGAAGGCGTGGAAAATCAAATCAAGTTCATCGGTGTTGATGGTTTAAATACCAAAGACGGCGGAATCCAGATGGTTTTGGATGGGAAACTGAACGCAACCTTACTATATCCTACAGGTGGTGCAGAAGCGATTGAAACCGCAATCAATATATACAATGGACAAACGCCGCCAAAGCGTATTAAACTCAGCACAACCATTATTGACAGATTGAATGCCGAGATTATGCGTAACCAATTCGATAAAATTATCGAGCAGCAAGGTGTGATAGAAAATCAGGTCAGTGCCGTGAAAAAGCAGACCGAATTATATTCTTCCCAAAAGGAACTGTTCAGGTGGTCGGTCGTTTTGCTGATTTTAATGTTCTGTCTCGTAGCATATGCCATTTACCTGATTTATGCCATTAAAATCAAAAATAAACAACTGACTCTCACAAATGAAAGAATAACAATCCAGAGAAATCAGATCGAGATGATTGCCGATGAACTCAAGCAGAGTAATGAAGCAAGAGTTAATTTTTTTACAGGTTTGTCACACGAGTTCAAAACACCGATAACGCTGATTCTAAGTTCTTTGGAATCACTGAAAGATACTTTTAAAAGCAAAGGGACGAAACCGTCGTATGAGATTGAGCTCATCAATAAAAATTCTAACCGGTTACTTCGTTTGGTTGATAATCTTTTGGATTTCAGAAAAGTAGAAAATAAGACCTTCAATCTTCGGGTATCCAAAACCAATATCTACGATTTCACTTACGGGATTTTCAGGGATTTTGAGAATGAGGCGAAAAAACGGAATATCAGGTTTGATATTCATTCTGCCAACAAAAATCTGGAACTTTATATCGACCGTAATCTGATGGACAAGGTTTATTTTAATCTGTTGTCAAACGCTTTCAAATTTACACCAGACAACGGAAAAATCGAAATTACAATTCAGGAAAAAGGCAATCAGGCAGTCATTAGTTTTAAAGATAACGGCATCGGAATTCCTGAAAAAGAAATTGGTAACGTTTTCGAAGCTTATTTCAAAGGCTCCAACAATCGGAAAAACAGCTCAGGAATCGGTCTCCACCTCACTCGTCAATTTGTGGAACTTCATCTTGGTAAAATCGAGGTCAACTCTTTTCAGGGTACAGAATTTATCATAAGTCTTTACAAAGGTAACAAGCATTTCAATGAAGACCAGATGGTCAAAGAACCGAGCGTCATAGATGCTGATACTTTGGCAAAAGATGCAGTTTTTACAGAAATAGAAAATGAAATTTATTCATCCAATCCGGACAATCGATCTGAAAGGTATTCTTTACTTTTGGTGGAGGACAATTCGGATTTGTCATTTTTTCTAAGCAATAAATTAAAATCTGAATTCGACGTAATGGTTTCCGACGGTACAGATGCAATTGATAAAGCATTGGGCGAAATTCCGGATATTATCGTTTGTGATGTGAACCTTCCCGACAAGAATGGTTTTGAAATCTGCGAGATTCTGAAAAATGATCTCAGAACGTCCCATATTCCTGTCATTTTACTCACAGCTTTGGATAATAAGGAATCTTATCTTCAGGGATTAAAATCCGGTGTAGATCTGTATCTTACTAAGCCGTTTAGCTACCCGATTCTTATTCAGTCTTTGCGTGGATTGCTTTACAACCGTGAAAAATTACGCTATTATTATACTAATAATATCGGCAGGATTGTGGACAGCAAATCGTTCGGAAGTATAGAACAGACGTTTGTGAATAAGCTGAACCATATCATCCAAAGCAATATTGACAATGCTGAGTTTTCCGTAGAAAATCTAGCCGACCTCTTGAATATCTCACGAATCCAGCTTTACAGAAAGATAAAAGCGATGTTTGATGTGAATGTAAGTGATTATATCAGCAACATCCGTCTGGAGCAAGCCAAATCGATGCTTCAAAATCCCGAACTCACGATTTCCGAAATCGCCTACAAAACAGGATTCTCTTCCCCGAATTATTTCTCCACTGTTTTTAAAAACAAGTTTGGTGTTTCGCCCAATGTATTCAGGAAGAGTGCGGGTGAAGAGTAG
- a CDS encoding DUF4960 domain-containing protein, with amino-acid sequence MRKLYLSLFAGLMFANINAQTKKIAFIGQSDVYNSNIPTASDGLTYDDDRAAAVWFMETFVPSHSANITGNYFSFQDVAEGADISGYDVIWIQSDGATYTERLNEWPRGTTEGNGDKHCLLREAGFQWNGQCGQLEDDFMWKIKQFYKSGKKLLLGNFAGKGLEVFGLFDGLNNPWEYRPNQSFGDTTANPANSSAAWGTNWSGSSTPILLTGISTNSVSCTNTSQSIEFLGAGTEKKNRALQYNLNWGRIYDDAGGASSTIGQRGQIFQNTLNAEILLENCDGTEIQAARFNPRNTGDGTVIWYGSGVYDWYVPGGNNQNVKKITENTLLYLAGGESMLSSQNFSEKINISIYPNPVLNILTINSEENIYSEIYDMNGRKILTSKVKNIDVQKLAVGIYSIRIHVGKSSQTLKFIKN; translated from the coding sequence ATGAGAAAACTTTATCTAAGCTTGTTTGCAGGATTAATGTTTGCTAATATCAATGCGCAGACAAAAAAAATAGCTTTTATTGGCCAATCCGACGTTTATAACAGCAATATCCCAACTGCCAGCGATGGTTTGACGTATGACGATGACCGAGCGGCAGCGGTTTGGTTTATGGAAACTTTTGTTCCATCACATTCGGCTAATATTACAGGAAATTATTTTTCTTTTCAAGATGTTGCAGAAGGTGCAGACATCAGCGGTTATGATGTAATCTGGATCCAGAGTGACGGCGCAACTTACACAGAAAGACTTAACGAATGGCCTAGAGGAACTACAGAAGGAAATGGTGATAAACATTGTCTTTTGAGAGAAGCAGGATTCCAATGGAATGGACAATGTGGACAACTTGAAGATGATTTTATGTGGAAGATAAAGCAATTTTACAAGTCAGGAAAAAAACTTCTGTTAGGAAATTTTGCAGGCAAAGGCCTGGAAGTTTTTGGACTTTTTGATGGACTCAACAATCCGTGGGAATACAGACCGAACCAATCATTTGGCGATACCACAGCAAATCCCGCAAATTCATCCGCTGCTTGGGGAACCAATTGGTCAGGCAGTTCTACTCCGATTCTTCTGACAGGAATAAGTACAAATTCCGTAAGCTGTACAAACACATCTCAAAGCATAGAATTTTTAGGCGCAGGAACGGAAAAGAAAAACCGCGCACTGCAATATAACCTGAATTGGGGCAGAATCTATGACGATGCAGGCGGTGCTAGCTCAACAATTGGGCAAAGAGGACAAATTTTTCAAAACACACTGAATGCAGAAATCCTTTTGGAAAACTGCGACGGAACAGAAATACAGGCCGCCAGATTCAATCCTAGAAATACTGGTGATGGGACAGTTATCTGGTATGGTTCAGGTGTCTATGACTGGTATGTGCCAGGAGGCAACAATCAAAATGTTAAAAAAATAACGGAGAATACTTTACTTTATCTGGCAGGTGGAGAATCTATGCTTTCTTCGCAGAATTTTAGTGAGAAAATCAACATCAGTATCTATCCAAACCCAGTTTTAAATATTCTTACTATCAATTCAGAAGAAAATATTTATAGCGAAATCTATGATATGAACGGACGAAAAATCCTGACCTCAAAAGTTAAGAATATTGATGTTCAAAAGCTCGCAGTTGGAATATATTCTATTAGAATACACGTTGGAAAATCCTCTCAAACTTTGAAGTTTATTAAGAACTAA
- a CDS encoding calcium:proton antiporter produces the protein MKKKIYLLGWTIIIPILAWVAYLLHYSLTGHLYSLILTFFLIGAVLAAVYHSEIIAYRVGEPYGTLLLAFAITVIEVSLIISIMLSAKGLETISLARDTVFAAVMIILTGIIGICIVVGSIRYKQQVFTLQGVSTAMITLVVIVVFILILPNYTTSHSEGEYTSLQLIFISVICLLLYIGFTMVQTIRHRAFFIAPIPKNNDEENEENEILPEKPTRKMMFYSIIFLILCLGIVVLLAKYLSKDVDNLVFKVGAPKSIVGIIIAGIVLLPEGVAAIRAAYNNRLQTSLNLAFGSALASIGLSIPAVAVASVIGDFRMTLGIDLKSMLLLGLSLFIITISLATGRTNIMQGLVLISIFLLYLFTTLVP, from the coding sequence CTTTTAGGCTGGACGATAATTATTCCCATATTGGCTTGGGTAGCTTATTTGCTTCATTATTCGCTAACAGGACATTTATATTCTTTAATCCTCACATTCTTTCTTATAGGAGCCGTTTTAGCAGCGGTTTATCATTCGGAAATCATTGCTTATCGGGTAGGTGAGCCTTATGGAACTTTACTTTTGGCTTTTGCGATAACCGTGATAGAAGTTTCTCTTATTATTTCGATAATGCTGAGTGCAAAAGGTTTGGAAACAATCAGCCTTGCGAGAGATACGGTATTTGCCGCTGTGATGATTATTCTTACAGGGATTATTGGTATTTGTATTGTCGTTGGATCAATCCGTTATAAACAGCAGGTTTTTACACTGCAGGGTGTGAGTACTGCAATGATTACACTTGTTGTGATTGTAGTATTTATACTTATTCTTCCAAATTACACGACAAGTCACAGTGAAGGAGAATATACTTCATTGCAGTTAATCTTTATTTCTGTTATCTGTCTGCTATTATATATAGGTTTTACAATGGTTCAGACCATCAGACACCGTGCTTTTTTCATTGCGCCCATTCCTAAAAATAATGATGAAGAGAATGAAGAGAATGAGATCCTTCCTGAAAAACCCACTCGAAAGATGATGTTTTACAGCATTATATTTTTGATTTTATGTCTGGGAATTGTCGTTCTCTTAGCTAAATATCTTTCAAAAGATGTTGATAATCTTGTATTCAAAGTCGGAGCTCCAAAATCTATCGTTGGAATTATTATAGCCGGAATTGTTTTATTACCGGAAGGAGTTGCCGCAATCCGTGCTGCATATAATAATCGCCTACAAACGAGCCTTAATCTGGCTTTTGGATCTGCATTGGCAAGTATTGGTCTCAGTATTCCGGCTGTAGCTGTGGCTTCAGTAATTGGTGATTTCAGGATGACACTAGGTATAGATTTAAAATCGATGCTTTTGTTAGGATTATCTTTATTTATCATCACAATTTCTCTAGCAACAGGACGTACCAATATTATGCAGGGATTAGTTTTGATTTCAATTTTTCTCCTTTATCTTTTTACGACACTTGTTCCTTAA